In Gossypium raimondii isolate GPD5lz chromosome 12, ASM2569854v1, whole genome shotgun sequence, a single window of DNA contains:
- the LOC105763459 gene encoding serine carboxypeptidase-like 2, with product MSGYIKAVSFYMVFVMNWCKPAVSFSVVDSLPGFTAPLPFKLETGHTEVDDLEFFYYFIESERNPAKDPLLLWLTGGPGCSSLSGFFLEIGPLRFNMVEYNGSLPTFFLNQYAWAKVSSIIFLDAPVGTGFSYSRTAQGFKTGDMKHAISYYNFLRKV from the exons ATGTCGGGATATATTAAGGCTGTAAGCTTTTACATGGTGTTTGTAATGAATTGGTGTAAGCCTGCAGTTTCATTTTCAGTAGTTGACTCTCTTCCAGGATTTACTGCTCCACTACCCTTCAAACTTGAAACTGG ACACACAGAGGTGGATGATTTGGAGtttttctactattttattgAATCAGAAAGGAACCCAGCAAAGGATCCTCTACTGCTTTGGCTCACTGGAGGCCCTGGCTGCTCTAGTCTTTCTGGGTTTTTCCTTGAAATAG GACCCCTGCGTTTTAACATGGTGGAGTACAATGGCAGCTTACCAACTTTTTTCCTGAACCAATATGCATGGGCAAAG GTTTCAAGTATAATCTTCCTAGATGCTCCTGTTGGTACTGGATTCTCTTATTCAAGGACCGCCCAAGGTTTCAAGACTGGGGATATGAAACATGCTATTAgttattataattttctaagGAAGGTTTAG